The sequence AAATTAACTATTATTTTCCAGATAAAAGAGTGACCTGTAACAAAAGGGTCACTCTTTTTGGTTCTTTTGATATTGGGAAAAATTTAAAACAGTCCGATATACATGTGACTTTTATGTAAACGTGTATAATTACCTGATTCGAAAGACTTAAAAATGAACAGATTAGCATATTGATATTATCAGAAAATTTTAAATATAATAGATTTTGTAAAACCAGCAACACCATAAAATGCAGAGGAGTGGTAAGATGAAAAAAAGGAAGGCACTAGGAGCCGCACTACTAAGCATGACAATGGGCTTATCTTTATTCATGGCCGGGGCATTTGGCCAGGCGCCAGAGGCACAGGATTCATACCGGGTATTGGTTCAGGGTCCTGCAGCTGAAAAGGCGAAGGCAAAAGATCTATACGGTAAAAGATGGGATTTTGGAGCAAAAGGTTTTACAACAACGGTTAATGCAAAGCAATACCAGGCACTATTAAAAAATAAGAACCTAAAAGTAGAGACAGTACAACAGGTACAGGTGGAAGCGAAACCAGGTGCCAGTGCCCAGGCGGCGCCATCTGATCGTACGCCTTGGGGAATGGAAGCAATCTATAATGATAGTAATCTTCAGGCTACATCTGGCGGAGGCGGCATCAAGGTAGCAGTTCTTGATACCGGGGTCAATGTTGCCCATGCAGACTTGGCCGGCAGCGATGAACAGTGTAAAGATTTCACTAACCGCAGAACGCCATTAGTTAATGGTTCTTGTTCAGATAAGAATGGTCACGGAACTCATGTTGCAGGTACTGTACTGGCACATGGAGGATCAGGCCAGGGAATTTACGGGGTAGCACCTGAAGCTGACCTGTGGGCTTACAAGGTATTGAATGACCAGGGCTCAGGCTATTCTGACGATATCGCGGGCGCAATCCAGCATGCAGCAGACGAAGCAGTCCGAACAGGTTCAAAGGTCGTCATTTCGATGTCACTTGGATCAAGCAGCAAAAGCACGCTGATTGCTGATGCGGTGGATTATGCATATGGAAAAGGTGTCCTTGTAGTTGCAGCAGCTGGAAACAGCGGACCGAATGCAAATACAATCGGCTATCCAGGTGCACTTGTGAATGCAGTCGCAGTCGCCGCACTTGAAAATGTCCAGGAAAACGGTACATACCGTGTCGCTGACTTCTCATCCCGCGGAAACCCTGCTACAGATGGT comes from Mesobacillus jeotgali and encodes:
- a CDS encoding S8 family peptidase; translation: MKKRKALGAALLSMTMGLSLFMAGAFGQAPEAQDSYRVLVQGPAAEKAKAKDLYGKRWDFGAKGFTTTVNAKQYQALLKNKNLKVETVQQVQVEAKPGASAQAAPSDRTPWGMEAIYNDSNLQATSGGGGIKVAVLDTGVNVAHADLAGSDEQCKDFTNRRTPLVNGSCSDKNGHGTHVAGTVLAHGGSGQGIYGVAPEADLWAYKVLNDQGSGYSDDIAGAIQHAADEAVRTGSKVVISMSLGSSSKSTLIADAVDYAYGKGVLVVAAAGNSGPNANTIGYPGALVNAVAVAALENVQENGTYRVADFSSRGNPATDGDYVIQELDVEVSAPGRAIESTWFDGTYNTISGTSMATPHVSGLAAKIWAANPSMSHTQLRAELQNRAKANDILGGSGAASGDDYASGFGFPRVK